One genomic segment of Impatiens glandulifera chromosome 6, dImpGla2.1, whole genome shotgun sequence includes these proteins:
- the LOC124943009 gene encoding beta-amyrin 28-monooxygenase-like, with protein MINHYNLKNYKLKRFIILSSRMEFSLISDVVPLVCVLVAIALTARILKSFSAAVTILLPPGTTGWPIFGESMDYLRKGWEGKPEKFIQERMAKYSPQAFKTSLFGAQTIVLCGGAGNKFMFSNENKLVTSWWPASIDKVFPSSTQTSSNEEMKKMRKLLPHVLRAEALHRYIGVMDSIARRHLDSDWANRDEVNVFAMSKMYTFWLACRLFMSVEDPDQVAKFSVPFELLAVGIFSVPIDLPGTPFNKAIKASNQIRRDLRAIIKQRKIDLEDNKASPTQDVLSHMLLTPDDEGKFMHEMDVADKILGLLVGGHDTASITITFIVKYLAELPEVYEQVFKEQMEIAKSKAPGELLNWEDMQKMKYSWNVACEVLRLHPPLQGAFRQAITDFTYAGFSIPKGWKLYWSAHSTHMNPECFPKPYEFNPMRYEGRGPAPYTYIPFGGGPRMCPGKEYARLEILAFMHNLVTRFKWEKVIPNDKVIVNPMPVPEEGLPIRLYSLSVMN; from the exons ATGATCAATCACTACAACCTCAAGAACTACAAACTAAAAAGATTTATAATTCTTTCTTCAAGAATGGAATTTTCACTCATCTCGGATGTCGTCCCGCTCGTATGCGTCCTTGTAGCCATCGCTCTCACCGCAAGGATATTGAAATCCTTTTCGGCAGCAGTGACCATATTGCTGCCGCCAGGGACCACAGGGTGGCCGATATTCGGTGAGAGTATGGATTATCTTAGGAAAGGATGGGAAGGAAAACCGGAAAAATTTATCCAAGAAAGGATGGCCAAATACTCGCCTCAAGCATTCAAGACGTCCCTTTTCGGGGCACAAACAATCGTGCTTTGTGGCGGAGCGGGGAACAAGTTTATGTTCTCTAATGAGAATAAGCTTGTCACTTCTTGGTGGCCAGCCTCTATTGACAAG GTATTTCCATCGTCAACTCAAACATCTTCCAAcgaggaaatgaagaaaatgaggaAGCTCCTTCCACATGTACTTCGAGCTGAAGCCCTACACCGATACATCGGTGTAATGGACTCAATTGCTCGTCGCCACCTCGACTCTGATTGGGCGAATCGCGACGAGGTCAACGTGTTTGCCATGTCGAAAATGTACACCTTTTGGCTCGCATGTCGGCTCTTCATGAGTGTTGAGGACCCCGATCAAGTTGCCAAGTTCTCCGTGCCCTTTGAGCTTCTCGCGGTTGGCATCTTTTCTGTCCCTATTGACCTCCCCGGGACTCCTTTCAACAAGGCTATCAAGGCTTCTAACCAAATTAGGAGGGATCTTAGGGCGATCATTAAGCAAAGGAAGATCGACTTAGAGGACAACAAGGCTTCGCCTACTCAAGATGTATTATCACACATGTTGTTGACTCCCGATGACGAAGGAAAGTTCATGCACGAGATGGACGTCGCAGACAAGATCCTCGGTCTACTTGTCGGAGGGCACGACACGGCCAGTATTACTATAACATTCATCGTTAAGTACTTGGCCGAGTTACCAGAAGTCTATGAGCAAGTTTTCAAAG AACAAATGGAGATAGCTAAATCGAAGGCTCCGGGAGAGCTCTTGAATTGGGAGGACATGCAAAAGATGAAGTATTCGTGGAACGTGGCATGCGAGGTTCTAAGACTCCACCCTCCACTTCAAGGTGCTTTCCGCCAAGCCATCACTGATTTCACATACGCCGGTTTCTCCATTCCCAAGGGATGGAAGTTGTATTGGAGTGCCCACTCGACTCATATGAATCCCGAGTGTTTTCCAAAGCCATATGAGTTCAATCCAATGAGATACGAAGGAAGGGGACCCGCGCCCTACACTTACATCCCATTCGGAGGGGGACCTCGTATGTGCCCGGGTAAAGAGTATGCGAGGCTCGAAATTCTTGCTTTCATGCACAACTTAGTTACCCGGTTCAAATGGGAGAAAGTTATCCCAAATGACAAGGTCATTGTCAATCCTATGCCTGTCCCCGAAGAAGGCCTCCCAATTCGTCTTTATTCTCTTAGCGtgatgaattaa